The proteins below come from a single uncultured Dethiosulfovibrio sp. genomic window:
- the nadE gene encoding NAD(+) synthase yields the protein MIKSRKSPKEIVLFIENWIRQKTLESSSCGGVVGLSGGIDSAVVAVLLHRVFDDNMLAIKMPCHSIEEDNLHADLLIEKFDLPWTLVDLSDTYDSLVKAVNLGTDNLAVANIKPRLRMTTLYAFAQSHGYLVCGTGNKAELTVGYFTKHGDSGVDLLPLGDLTKSEVRDVAEYLDIPSVIVQKAPSAGLWEGQTDEIEMGLSYDQIDNFIIGQTDGNKANEIQARFDSTKHKRETPPICELF from the coding sequence ATGATTAAATCTCGTAAGTCGCCAAAGGAGATAGTGCTTTTCATAGAGAACTGGATCAGACAAAAGACACTAGAGTCTTCATCCTGTGGTGGTGTGGTCGGCTTAAGCGGTGGAATCGATTCGGCAGTTGTGGCTGTTCTCCTTCACAGGGTTTTCGATGATAATATGCTGGCTATAAAGATGCCCTGCCACAGCATAGAGGAGGACAACCTCCACGCCGATCTGCTCATAGAAAAATTTGATCTTCCCTGGACCCTAGTCGATCTTTCCGATACCTACGATTCTCTGGTCAAGGCAGTAAACCTAGGGACTGATAACTTAGCGGTAGCCAACATAAAACCTCGACTCAGGATGACGACCCTTTACGCCTTTGCCCAGAGCCACGGTTATCTGGTCTGTGGTACAGGCAACAAGGCGGAGCTTACGGTAGGTTACTTCACCAAACACGGAGACTCTGGGGTTGACCTGCTTCCCCTAGGTGACCTCACCAAATCGGAGGTCCGAGATGTCGCAGAATATCTCGACATACCTTCGGTGATCGTACAAAAAGCTCCTTCCGCTGGTCTGTGGGAGGGGCAGACCGATGAGATTGAAATGGGATTGTCTTATGATCAAATAGATAATTTCATAATAGGGCAGACCGATGGAAATAAAGCAAACGAAATACAGGCAAGGTTTGATTCAACTAAGCATAAAAGGGAGACCCCTCCTATTTGTGAACTTTTTTAA
- the ispG gene encoding flavodoxin-dependent (E)-4-hydroxy-3-methylbut-2-enyl-diphosphate synthase, with product MRNRSLVVGSVSIGGDSPVRVESMLKVPLCRLEEGMKQLDDLARSGCELVRVAFPSASDQENFSKLVKDSPVSVMADIHFDPSLAELAITAGCRAIRINPGNMGSPEKLDRLIAMSKNEGVVIRIGANSGSVSPRQLKEANGDRPAALALAVEEQLRVLEDRGFEDILLSAKSTDVRETVAANKILFDKYGKIYPFHIGITESGSGLAGVSKSSVGLGILLSMGIGDTIRVSLSDNPETEVVAGFEILKSLGLRQRGAEIISCPTCGRKKLDVVAVLPEIRPLLEGLPDGFKVAIMGCEVNGPQEARHADVGVAGSYSEAIFFKKGEIVDRRPLSELVKGMSLLLEPYRLKS from the coding sequence GTGAGAAATAGATCTTTAGTGGTAGGCTCTGTTTCTATAGGAGGAGACTCTCCTGTTCGGGTCGAAAGCATGCTCAAGGTTCCTCTTTGCAGACTGGAGGAGGGGATGAAGCAACTTGACGATCTTGCGAGGTCGGGCTGTGAGTTGGTTCGAGTTGCCTTCCCCTCCGCCTCGGACCAGGAGAACTTTAGCAAGTTAGTTAAAGATAGCCCCGTTTCCGTAATGGCGGATATCCACTTCGACCCATCCCTTGCGGAATTAGCTATTACCGCCGGATGTCGGGCTATAAGGATCAATCCCGGTAACATGGGATCACCTGAAAAACTAGATCGATTGATAGCTATGTCCAAAAACGAGGGAGTCGTCATAAGGATAGGCGCAAACAGCGGCTCTGTAAGCCCACGGCAGCTGAAAGAGGCCAATGGAGACCGTCCAGCTGCTCTGGCGCTAGCTGTCGAAGAACAGCTGAGGGTCCTTGAGGACAGAGGCTTCGAGGATATTCTTTTATCCGCAAAGTCCACCGACGTAAGGGAGACCGTTGCTGCGAATAAGATTTTATTCGATAAATACGGGAAAATCTATCCCTTTCACATCGGAATCACCGAATCCGGGTCAGGCCTCGCCGGTGTATCAAAAAGCTCAGTAGGTTTGGGGATTCTTCTGTCCATGGGTATAGGGGATACTATAAGGGTAAGCCTGAGCGATAACCCAGAAACCGAGGTAGTCGCTGGTTTTGAGATACTAAAGTCACTAGGTCTGCGTCAAAGAGGGGCAGAGATAATATCCTGTCCCACCTGCGGTAGAAAAAAGCTGGACGTAGTGGCGGTTCTACCTGAAATAAGGCCCCTTCTTGAGGGACTTCCTGACGGATTCAAGGTAGCCATAATGGGGTGTGAGGTCAACGGTCCTCAGGAAGCCCGTCACGCCGATGTAGGTGTGGCAGGATCCTACTCGGAGGCAATTTTCTTCAAAAAGGGAGAGATAGTCGATAGGCGACCTTTATCTGAACTTGTAAAAGGAATGAGTTTACTTCTTGAGCCATATCGTCTAAAATCATAG
- the ruvA gene encoding Holliday junction branch migration protein RuvA encodes MLAKIRGVVADIDNFKAIIDVWGLGFEVQLTRKAAANCSVGKELSLFSHLQFSEAGASLFGFADDLEKAVFLRLTSVKGIGGKMALQILQGISAEEVVQAISLGDYGSLTKAPGIGKKTAERICFELQEKMSLNLPRPVELPTSSSVPYSSTVIDALESLGFSRQEGSEALSSLSRERGSIEGLGVEDLIMLALKRLNRKA; translated from the coding sequence ATGCTGGCGAAAATAAGAGGAGTAGTGGCAGATATCGATAATTTTAAAGCCATTATAGACGTCTGGGGCCTTGGCTTTGAAGTTCAACTTACCCGTAAGGCCGCAGCGAACTGCTCAGTTGGCAAAGAGCTGAGCCTTTTCTCCCATCTTCAGTTTTCCGAGGCGGGAGCTAGTCTTTTTGGCTTCGCTGATGATCTTGAGAAAGCGGTGTTTTTGAGATTGACATCCGTCAAGGGAATCGGCGGTAAGATGGCTCTCCAAATTCTTCAGGGAATCTCGGCGGAAGAGGTAGTTCAGGCCATATCTTTAGGCGACTATGGGTCTTTAACCAAAGCCCCGGGGATAGGTAAAAAAACAGCAGAGAGAATTTGTTTTGAGCTTCAGGAGAAGATGTCCCTAAATCTTCCTCGTCCTGTTGAGCTTCCTACGTCAAGCTCGGTTCCCTATTCTTCAACCGTTATAGATGCCCTGGAATCTCTGGGGTTCAGTAGACAGGAAGGGTCTGAGGCTCTTTCCTCTTTGTCCAGAGAGAGAGGGTCTATAGAGGGCTTAGGGGTTGAAGACCTTATTATGTTGGCCCTTAAAAGGCTTAACCGTAAGGCTTAA
- the argF gene encoding ornithine carbamoyltransferase — translation MAINLRGRSFLTLKDFTSREIAYLLDLSMDLKRKKRAGVKGDLLEGKNVALIFEKASTRTRCAFTVACIDEGAHPEFLGKNDIHLGKKEDVQDTARVLGRMFDGIQFRGFSQKLVEDLAEHSGVPVWNGLTDDYHPTQILADFLTIQEAFGKLRGLKLVYIGDGRNNMANSLMIGSAKMGMHCTICAPENLFPEESLMEEVRAIASETGSQIVLESDPKKAVKDADAIYTDVWVSMGEEDKVEERKKLLMPYQVNQDLMNATGNSETIFLHCLPANKGQEVTEDVFESSRSLVFDEAENRLHTIKAVMVATLGK, via the coding sequence ATGGCAATCAACCTTAGAGGACGTAGTTTTCTGACACTGAAGGACTTCACCAGCCGTGAAATAGCTTATCTTCTCGATCTTTCCATGGATCTTAAGAGAAAAAAAAGGGCTGGAGTAAAGGGAGACCTTCTTGAAGGTAAAAACGTCGCCCTCATCTTTGAAAAAGCCTCCACCAGGACCAGATGTGCGTTTACCGTAGCCTGCATCGACGAGGGAGCCCACCCGGAGTTTCTCGGCAAAAACGATATTCACCTGGGTAAAAAGGAGGACGTACAGGACACTGCCAGGGTTTTAGGTAGAATGTTTGACGGAATCCAGTTTAGGGGATTTAGTCAGAAACTGGTCGAAGATCTGGCTGAACACAGCGGTGTCCCAGTGTGGAATGGACTGACCGACGACTATCATCCCACCCAGATACTTGCGGACTTTCTGACGATCCAGGAGGCCTTTGGCAAGCTTAGAGGCCTTAAACTGGTCTACATCGGCGACGGCAGAAACAACATGGCTAATTCCTTGATGATCGGTTCGGCCAAGATGGGAATGCACTGTACCATATGTGCCCCTGAGAACCTATTCCCCGAAGAATCTTTGATGGAGGAGGTCAGGGCTATCGCTTCTGAGACCGGTTCTCAGATAGTCCTTGAGAGCGATCCTAAGAAAGCCGTAAAAGACGCCGACGCCATCTACACCGATGTATGGGTCTCTATGGGCGAAGAGGATAAAGTGGAGGAGAGAAAAAAACTCCTTATGCCCTATCAGGTGAATCAGGATCTAATGAACGCTACCGGCAATTCCGAGACCATCTTCCTCCACTGTCTTCCTGCAAACAAAGGGCAGGAAGTTACGGAGGACGTATTTGAATCCTCTCGTTCCCTTGTCTTCGACGAGGCGGAAAACAGGCTTCACACTATAAAGGCGGTTATGGTAGCTACTCTGGGGAAATAG
- the ruvC gene encoding crossover junction endodeoxyribonuclease RuvC — translation MGYGVIEKSRSRYISVSYGCIETPSSMAVPKRLELLYNGLREQIESCSPAFMSVEKLFFGKNTTTAENVWQARGIVLLIAAQNNLPVVEPKPSEAKITVCGNGRAEKSQVQRMVQLLLGLKEIPRPDDAADALAIAMAGLAIFKGPGTI, via the coding sequence ATGGGGTATGGGGTTATCGAAAAGTCGAGAAGCCGTTATATATCCGTCTCTTACGGGTGTATAGAGACTCCGTCGAGTATGGCTGTACCTAAAAGACTAGAATTACTTTATAACGGACTGAGGGAGCAGATTGAAAGCTGCTCCCCTGCTTTTATGTCCGTTGAAAAGCTGTTTTTCGGAAAAAACACCACTACAGCGGAAAACGTCTGGCAAGCTAGAGGGATAGTCCTGCTGATAGCCGCTCAAAATAATCTCCCTGTTGTAGAGCCCAAACCCTCTGAGGCTAAGATAACGGTTTGTGGAAACGGCAGGGCTGAAAAAAGCCAGGTCCAGAGAATGGTACAGCTTCTGCTTGGATTGAAAGAGATTCCTCGTCCCGATGATGCCGCTGATGCCTTAGCTATCGCTATGGCAGGCTTGGCGATATTCAAAGGCCCTGGGACTATCTAA
- a CDS encoding YebC/PmpR family DNA-binding transcriptional regulator, whose amino-acid sequence MSGHSKWANIKHRKAAQDAKRGNLFQKLVKAIIIAAKEGGGDPSTNVRLKAALDRAKAASVPANNIDRAIKRGTGEIEGALYEELVYEGYGPEGVAVIIECLTDNKNRTTPEIRVLLDRSGGSLGATGSVSWMFERRGVINLSGDSLDEEELMEAALECGAEDVERDDGFVVYTNPSDLNEVKEALEARGYGIENAESQMVPKTTVVVSNPDKAKKILKLMDMIESHDDVQSVASNFDIPQEIMDQID is encoded by the coding sequence ATGTCTGGACATTCAAAATGGGCTAATATCAAACATCGAAAAGCTGCACAAGACGCGAAAAGGGGAAATCTTTTTCAGAAGTTAGTTAAAGCTATTATCATCGCGGCAAAGGAGGGGGGCGGAGATCCTTCCACTAACGTAAGATTAAAAGCTGCGTTAGATAGAGCTAAGGCCGCCAGTGTTCCCGCCAACAACATAGATAGAGCGATAAAGAGAGGCACCGGTGAGATTGAGGGAGCCCTCTACGAGGAGCTGGTTTACGAGGGATACGGTCCTGAAGGTGTGGCTGTTATAATAGAGTGTCTGACGGATAACAAAAATAGAACAACCCCCGAAATAAGGGTGCTTCTCGACCGTAGCGGCGGTTCGTTAGGCGCAACAGGCAGCGTCAGTTGGATGTTCGAGCGCAGAGGGGTTATCAACCTATCGGGGGATAGCCTCGATGAAGAGGAGCTTATGGAGGCCGCCCTCGAGTGCGGTGCGGAAGACGTTGAGAGAGACGATGGATTTGTGGTCTATACAAACCCATCCGATCTTAACGAGGTAAAAGAAGCTCTGGAAGCGAGAGGCTACGGCATAGAGAACGCCGAAAGTCAGATGGTCCCTAAGACCACCGTCGTGGTGTCAAACCCCGACAAGGCGAAGAAAATCCTCAAGTTGATGGACATGATCGAAAGTCACGATGACGTTCAGAGCGTAGCCTCTAACTTTGATATCCCTCAGGAGATAATGGACCAAATTGACTGA